Proteins co-encoded in one Desulfovibrio sp. JC010 genomic window:
- a CDS encoding DUF362 domain-containing protein, with protein sequence MSNNSPKAPVAFFRILEYESTFMDTAVAMTLEECGLKIPLGTKVLVKPNLVSSKNPLACTHPNVTLSLCRYLKDCGAQITVADSPGYGSATQVSKAIGMTSGLHELGLKPKSLGRPTPLKLSFGETIGISRDALESDMIINVPKLKAHGQFVVTGAVKNLFGTVVGFRKAYAHTRFGETPGLMEKMIIEVVKSMPLSFNLMDAIYPMHESGPIHGKPYSMNLLAGSPNPYALDTAIYMLLGLSPKKILLWRESANQKIFGYHPDHIEYVIEPPDDFDTKDFKIPEKLSPMEFEPVRFVKGRLKSFLSRFG encoded by the coding sequence ATGAGCAATAACAGCCCCAAAGCACCTGTCGCCTTCTTCCGTATCCTCGAATACGAATCCACATTTATGGATACGGCAGTGGCTATGACCCTTGAGGAGTGCGGCCTGAAAATCCCTCTCGGCACAAAGGTGCTGGTCAAGCCCAATCTGGTGTCTTCCAAAAATCCGTTGGCCTGCACCCACCCCAACGTAACCCTCTCCCTGTGCCGTTATCTTAAGGATTGCGGGGCACAGATCACGGTTGCGGATTCGCCGGGCTACGGCAGCGCGACACAGGTTTCCAAAGCCATAGGCATGACTTCCGGTCTACACGAATTGGGATTGAAGCCTAAAAGTCTGGGCCGTCCGACACCGCTCAAACTTTCTTTCGGCGAAACCATCGGCATCTCCCGCGACGCCCTTGAATCGGACATGATTATCAACGTGCCCAAGCTGAAGGCCCACGGACAGTTCGTGGTTACCGGGGCGGTGAAGAATCTGTTCGGCACGGTGGTCGGTTTCCGCAAGGCTTATGCCCATACCCGATTCGGTGAAACGCCCGGACTGATGGAAAAAATGATCATTGAAGTGGTTAAATCCATGCCGCTGTCCTTCAACCTCATGGACGCCATCTACCCCATGCACGAAAGCGGTCCCATTCACGGCAAACCGTACAGCATGAACCTGCTGGCCGGGTCGCCCAACCCGTACGCCCTTGATACGGCCATATACATGCTGCTGGGATTAAGCCCAAAAAAGATCCTGCTCTGGCGGGAAAGCGCGAACCAGAAAATTTTCGGCTACCACCCGGACCATATTGAATACGTTATCGAACCTCCGGACGACTTTGACACCAAGGATTTCAAAATCCCGGAAAAGCTCAGCCCCATGGAATTCGAACCGGTCCGCTTTGTGAAAGGCCGTTTGAAAAGTTTTTTAAGCAGATTTGGATAA